A region from the Inhella inkyongensis genome encodes:
- a CDS encoding TetR/AcrR family transcriptional regulator — translation MSAPNPREQDILAVSARLFAQQGYPGTAMSQLAEACGLSKPALYHYVPDKAELLARICEAHVEKLAALVREVLAQQLAPEAQLRALVARFLAVYTAARHEHRVLTEDLKFLPEPRQQRIRELEREVVNGFAQALAALKPGLEAAGLAKPVTMLLFGMINWTYTWHRPEGALSDAQLAEVVAQLLLGGLPAVAA, via the coding sequence GTGAGCGCGCCCAATCCCCGCGAGCAGGACATCCTGGCGGTCTCCGCCCGCCTGTTCGCCCAGCAGGGCTACCCCGGCACGGCGATGAGCCAGTTGGCCGAGGCCTGTGGCCTGAGCAAGCCGGCGCTGTATCACTACGTGCCGGACAAGGCCGAGTTGCTCGCACGCATCTGCGAGGCGCATGTGGAGAAGCTCGCGGCCTTGGTGCGCGAGGTGTTGGCGCAGCAGTTGGCCCCCGAGGCCCAGCTGCGCGCCCTGGTGGCGCGCTTTCTGGCCGTCTACACGGCCGCGCGGCATGAGCATCGGGTGCTGACCGAGGACCTGAAGTTCCTGCCCGAGCCCCGCCAGCAGCGCATCCGCGAGCTGGAGCGCGAGGTGGTGAACGGCTTCGCGCAAGCCCTGGCCGCACTGAAACCGGGCCTGGAGGCCGCGGGCCTGGCCAAGCCCGTGACCATGCTGCTGTTCGGCATGATCAATTGGACCTACACCTGGCACCGGCCCGAGGGCGCCTTGAGCGACGCCCAGTTGGCCGAGGTGGTGGCCCAGCTCTTGCTGGGTGGTTTGCCGGCGGTGGCGGCATGA
- the paaE gene encoding 1,2-phenylacetyl-CoA epoxidase subunit PaaE, translating into MSLHFHELKVAAVEPETDEAVVVRFELPAELRETFRYTQGQYLTLRATVNGEDLRRSYSICAGVQEQTLRVGVRKVAGGKFSHWVNGSLKAGDSLQVFPPQGRFFVPVAPSEARHYVGIAGGSGITPILSIMKTVLAAEPQSRFTLLYGNRRVQSTMFKDEIEDLKNQYMGRLAIHAVFSDEAVESDLFAGVMDRAKVAAFLKTLVPPASISHAFICGPFQMNDEAEGALLDAGVEKERIHVERFGTPEMVAGQPAPHEVKPGDVAQAQVTVIRDGFTRVIEVLGSDPSLLDAAARAGMDVPYSCKSGVCSTCRCKVLEGQVRMDRNFALEKHELEAGFVLACQAHALTPTVTLSFDER; encoded by the coding sequence ATGAGCCTTCACTTCCATGAGCTGAAAGTCGCCGCCGTCGAGCCCGAAACCGATGAGGCCGTGGTGGTGCGCTTCGAGCTGCCTGCTGAACTGCGCGAGACCTTTCGCTACACCCAGGGCCAGTACCTGACCCTGCGCGCCACCGTGAATGGAGAAGACCTGCGCCGCAGCTATTCCATCTGCGCCGGCGTGCAGGAACAGACCCTGCGTGTGGGCGTGCGCAAGGTGGCCGGCGGCAAGTTCAGCCACTGGGTGAACGGCAGCCTGAAGGCCGGCGACAGCCTGCAAGTCTTTCCGCCCCAGGGCCGCTTCTTCGTGCCGGTGGCCCCGAGCGAGGCGCGCCACTACGTGGGCATCGCTGGCGGCTCGGGCATCACGCCCATCCTTTCCATCATGAAGACGGTGCTGGCCGCTGAGCCGCAGAGCCGCTTCACCCTGCTCTACGGCAACCGCCGGGTGCAGTCCACGATGTTCAAGGACGAGATCGAGGACCTGAAGAACCAGTACATGGGCCGCCTGGCCATCCACGCGGTGTTCAGCGACGAAGCGGTGGAGTCTGACCTTTTTGCCGGCGTGATGGACCGTGCCAAGGTCGCTGCCTTTCTGAAGACCCTGGTGCCGCCCGCCAGCATCAGCCACGCCTTCATCTGCGGCCCCTTCCAGATGAACGACGAGGCCGAGGGCGCGCTGCTGGACGCCGGGGTGGAGAAAGAACGCATCCATGTGGAGCGCTTCGGCACCCCCGAAATGGTGGCCGGCCAGCCGGCGCCGCATGAGGTCAAGCCCGGCGACGTGGCCCAGGCCCAGGTGACGGTGATCCGCGACGGCTTTACCCGCGTGATCGAGGTGCTGGGCTCAGACCCCAGCCTGCTGGACGCCGCGGCCCGCGCCGGCATGGACGTGCCCTACTCCTGCAAGAGCGGCGTGTGTTCCACCTGCCGCTGCAAGGTGCTGGAAGGCCAGGTGCGCATGGACCGCAACTTCGCGCTGGAAAAGCACGAGCTGGAGGCCGGGTTTGTGTTGGCGTGTCAGGCGCATGCGCTCACTCCGACGGTGACGCTGAGCTTCGACGAGCGGTGA
- the paaD gene encoding 1,2-phenylacetyl-CoA epoxidase subunit PaaD → MVNLVAKSERWQQAWGRLAAVLDPEVPALSLVELGIVRELREESDGGFTVVLTPTYSGCPATELIEDEVRAALTDFAPLRIEQRRSPAWTTDWISAEAREKLRQYGIAPPSGMAAVSQPLRMHQAIPCPRCGSPKSERLSAFGSTACKALYRCTACREPFEYFKPI, encoded by the coding sequence CTGGTGAATTTGGTGGCCAAGAGCGAACGCTGGCAGCAGGCCTGGGGCCGGCTGGCGGCGGTGCTCGACCCCGAGGTGCCGGCGCTCTCGCTGGTGGAGCTGGGCATCGTGCGCGAGCTGCGCGAAGAAAGTGACGGCGGCTTCACCGTGGTGCTCACCCCCACCTACAGCGGCTGCCCGGCCACCGAGCTGATCGAGGACGAGGTGCGCGCCGCGCTCACCGACTTCGCCCCCCTGCGCATTGAGCAGCGCCGCAGCCCGGCCTGGACCACGGACTGGATCAGTGCAGAGGCCCGCGAGAAGCTGCGCCAGTACGGCATCGCGCCCCCGAGCGGCATGGCCGCCGTGAGCCAACCCTTGCGCATGCACCAGGCCATTCCCTGCCCGCGCTGCGGCTCGCCCAAAAGCGAACGCCTGTCCGCCTTCGGCTCCACCGCCTGCAAGGCGCTTTACCGCTGCACGGCCTGCCGCGAACCCTTTGAATACTTCAAGCCCATCTGA
- the paaC gene encoding 1,2-phenylacetyl-CoA epoxidase subunit PaaC, which produces MKLSNTPAQRYLLRIADAALILSQRNAEWCGHGPILEEDLALSNLALDHLGQARALLTHVGKTDGLDEDQLAMLRLEQQFLNPVLFELPHGLHGQRDFAFTVLRNLAAATWFTLLWQRLLDSSDAEVAAIAEKSLKESRYHLQHATDWTLRLGDGTAESKARMQAALERLWPYVGELFEADAVDAAAEETKLGPSWASLQMEWRAQMNAVLGAATLTVPKDCANAHRGRVGIHSEHLGHLLAEMQYLQRAYPGGTW; this is translated from the coding sequence ATGAAACTCTCCAACACCCCCGCGCAGCGTTACCTGCTGCGCATCGCCGACGCCGCCTTGATCCTGAGCCAGCGCAACGCCGAATGGTGCGGCCATGGCCCCATCCTGGAAGAGGACCTGGCCCTGAGCAATCTGGCCCTGGACCATCTGGGCCAGGCCCGCGCGCTGCTGACCCATGTGGGCAAGACCGATGGCCTGGATGAAGACCAGCTGGCCATGCTGCGCCTGGAGCAGCAGTTCCTGAACCCGGTGCTGTTCGAGCTGCCGCATGGTTTGCACGGCCAGCGCGACTTCGCCTTCACCGTGCTGCGCAATCTGGCCGCCGCCACCTGGTTCACCTTGCTGTGGCAGCGTCTGCTGGACAGCAGCGATGCCGAAGTGGCCGCCATTGCCGAGAAGAGCCTGAAGGAAAGCCGCTACCACCTGCAGCACGCCACCGACTGGACCCTGCGTCTGGGCGACGGCACGGCCGAATCCAAGGCTCGCATGCAGGCCGCGCTGGAACGCCTGTGGCCCTATGTGGGCGAGCTGTTCGAGGCCGATGCGGTGGACGCCGCCGCCGAGGAAACGAAGCTCGGCCCCAGCTGGGCCAGCCTGCAGATGGAATGGCGCGCGCAAATGAACGCGGTGCTGGGCGCGGCCACGCTGACGGTGCCGAAGGACTGCGCCAACGCCCACCGCGGCCGGGTCGGCATTCACAGCGAGCACCTGGGCCATCTGCTGGCCGAGATGCAATACCTGCAGCGCGCCTACCCGGGCGGCACCTGGTGA
- the paaB gene encoding 1,2-phenylacetyl-CoA epoxidase subunit PaaB, producing the protein MSKTATQNEWPLWEVFVRSKSGLDHKHCGSLHAPDSAMAVQMAREVYTRRQEGVSIWVVKSEHIVASDPAEKGQLFEPADDKIYRHPTFYKLPASVDHM; encoded by the coding sequence ATGAGCAAGACCGCAACCCAAAACGAGTGGCCCCTGTGGGAAGTGTTCGTCCGCAGCAAGAGCGGCCTAGACCACAAGCATTGCGGCAGCCTGCACGCCCCGGACAGCGCCATGGCCGTGCAGATGGCCCGCGAGGTCTACACCCGGCGTCAGGAAGGCGTCTCGATCTGGGTGGTGAAGAGCGAGCACATCGTCGCCAGCGACCCGGCCGAGAAGGGCCAGCTCTTCGAGCCCGCCGACGACAAGATCTACCGCCACCCGACCTTCTACAAGCTGCCGGCCTCGGTCGACCACATGTAA
- the paaA gene encoding 1,2-phenylacetyl-CoA epoxidase subunit PaaA, translating into MYTQSLSLDQEKQLAQATAEEQAREAAFQARIDAGEYIEAKDWMPPAYRKTLVRQISQHAHSEIVGMLPEGNWISRAPSLKRKAILLAKVQDEGGHGLYLYAAAETLGTSRDQMLDALHSGKAKYSSIFNYPTLTWADVGVIGWLVDGAAIMNQVPLCRCSYGPYARAMIRVCREESFHQRQGYESLLVMMQSGTEAQKAMVQDAVNRWWWPSIMMFGPHDSESLHSEQSMRWGIKRNSNDELRQKFVDATVDQAKVLGITLPDPDLKWNEARQHWDFGRIDWDEFWRVVGGDGPCNRERLATRVQAWEDGEWVREAALAHANKHDQQKEAA; encoded by the coding sequence ATGTACACCCAATCCCTGAGCCTGGACCAGGAAAAGCAGCTGGCCCAGGCCACCGCCGAAGAGCAGGCGCGCGAGGCGGCCTTTCAGGCCCGCATCGACGCCGGCGAATACATCGAGGCCAAGGACTGGATGCCGCCGGCCTACCGCAAGACCCTGGTGCGCCAGATCAGCCAGCACGCGCATTCCGAAATCGTCGGCATGCTGCCCGAGGGCAACTGGATCAGCCGCGCGCCCAGCCTGAAGCGCAAGGCCATCCTGCTGGCCAAGGTGCAGGACGAAGGTGGCCACGGCCTCTACCTGTACGCCGCCGCCGAGACCCTGGGCACCAGCCGGGACCAGATGCTCGACGCCCTGCACAGTGGCAAGGCCAAGTACAGCTCCATCTTCAACTACCCCACGCTGACCTGGGCCGATGTGGGCGTGATCGGCTGGCTGGTGGATGGCGCGGCCATCATGAACCAGGTGCCGCTGTGCCGCTGCTCTTACGGGCCCTATGCCCGCGCCATGATCCGCGTCTGCCGCGAGGAAAGCTTCCACCAGCGCCAGGGCTACGAGAGCCTGCTGGTGATGATGCAGAGCGGCACCGAGGCCCAAAAGGCCATGGTGCAGGACGCCGTGAACCGCTGGTGGTGGCCGTCCATCATGATGTTCGGCCCGCACGACAGCGAGAGCCTGCACAGCGAGCAAAGCATGCGCTGGGGCATCAAGCGCAACAGCAACGACGAGCTGCGCCAGAAATTCGTGGACGCCACCGTGGACCAGGCCAAGGTGCTGGGCATCACCTTGCCCGACCCCGACCTGAAGTGGAACGAAGCGCGCCAGCACTGGGACTTCGGCCGCATCGACTGGGACGAGTTCTGGCGCGTGGTGGGCGGCGACGGCCCCTGCAACCGCGAACGCCTGGCCACCCGGGTGCAGGCCTGGGAAGACGGCGAGTGGGTGCGCGAGGCCGCCCTGGCCCACGCCAACAAGCACGATCAACAAAAGGAAGCAGCATGA
- the paaI gene encoding hydroxyphenylacetyl-CoA thioesterase PaaI, with translation MDAQQLAQAVAEGMWAQDRASQALGMQLGAVGPGTAAITMTVRPDMLNGFALCHGGLIGTLADSAFAFACNSGNQLTVASGYSIDISAGARAGDVLTAQARRIAATGRTGLYDVQVRNQRDELIAEFRGRAYRLKGQRVVAELPVEGEL, from the coding sequence ATGGACGCCCAGCAACTGGCCCAAGCCGTGGCTGAAGGCATGTGGGCGCAAGACCGCGCCTCGCAGGCCTTGGGCATGCAGTTGGGTGCCGTGGGCCCGGGCACGGCCGCCATCACCATGACGGTGCGGCCCGACATGCTCAATGGCTTTGCGCTCTGCCATGGCGGGCTGATCGGCACCCTGGCCGATTCGGCCTTTGCCTTTGCCTGCAACAGCGGCAATCAGCTCACGGTGGCCTCGGGCTACAGCATCGACATCTCGGCCGGCGCGCGCGCCGGCGATGTGCTGACGGCCCAGGCCCGCCGCATCGCGGCCACCGGCCGCACCGGGCTGTACGACGTGCAGGTGCGCAACCAGCGCGATGAATTGATTGCCGAATTTCGCGGCCGCGCCTATCGCCTCAAGGGCCAGCGCGTCGTGGCCGAACTGCCTGTGGAAGGAGAACTCTGA
- a CDS encoding enoyl-CoA hydratase-related protein, which translates to MAEPLIQIEREENIAILRLNRPQALNAFTADMMVQIRETLDALGADAGVRAILITGEGRAFCAGQDLSDPFVAPPPPGGKPKDIGHLIDHYYIPMALALRHCRVPTVCAVNGVAAGAGMSFAMGCDLVFASDAAVFVLGFNKIGLIPDAGATWLLPRLVGRAKAMEMALLGDKLSATDAELLGLVARTVQADQLFSAAKAAALRLAALPTKALVETRRLFDEAQRSDFEPALRAESRAQSQLGFAQDYSEGVNAFMQKRAPRFQDR; encoded by the coding sequence ATGGCCGAGCCGCTGATCCAGATCGAACGTGAAGAGAACATCGCCATCCTGCGGCTGAACCGTCCGCAGGCCCTGAACGCCTTCACGGCGGACATGATGGTGCAGATCCGCGAAACCCTGGATGCCCTGGGTGCTGACGCGGGCGTGCGCGCCATCCTGATCACCGGCGAGGGCCGGGCCTTCTGCGCCGGGCAGGACCTGAGCGACCCCTTCGTGGCCCCGCCGCCCCCGGGTGGTAAGCCCAAGGACATCGGTCACCTGATCGACCATTACTACATCCCCATGGCCCTGGCCCTGCGCCATTGCCGCGTGCCCACGGTGTGCGCGGTGAACGGTGTGGCAGCCGGCGCGGGCATGAGCTTTGCGATGGGCTGCGACCTGGTGTTCGCCAGCGACGCCGCCGTCTTTGTGCTGGGCTTCAACAAGATCGGTTTGATCCCCGACGCCGGCGCCACCTGGCTGCTGCCGCGCCTGGTGGGCCGCGCCAAGGCGATGGAGATGGCCCTGCTGGGCGACAAGCTCAGCGCCACCGATGCCGAGTTGCTGGGCCTGGTGGCCCGCACCGTGCAGGCCGACCAGCTCTTCAGCGCTGCCAAGGCTGCCGCCCTGCGTTTGGCCGCCCTGCCCACCAAGGCCCTGGTGGAAACACGCCGCCTGTTCGACGAAGCCCAGCGCAGCGACTTTGAACCCGCGCTGCGCGCCGAAAGCCGTGCGCAAAGCCAGCTCGGGTTTGCGCAGGACTACAGCGAGGGCGTGAACGCCTTCATGCAGAAGCGCGCCCCTCGCTTTCAAGACCGCTGA
- a CDS encoding phenylacetic acid degradation protein PaaY: protein MPCYAIDGVIPVVHPSAHVHPTAVLIGDVHIGAGAYIGPNASLRGDFGRIVIEEGANVQDCCVLHGFPQNVCRVARDGHVGHGAILHGCTVGQGALVGMNAVLMDEVVLGEFAIVAAHAFVPAGRELPARHLIVGSPAKVLRPLSEQEIAWKAEGTATYQELTRRCLASLREVQPLPKAEAQRPELPSFDVAPKLHLNKPVD from the coding sequence ATGCCCTGCTATGCCATTGACGGCGTGATCCCCGTCGTCCACCCCAGCGCCCATGTCCACCCCACGGCCGTCCTGATTGGCGACGTGCACATCGGCGCGGGCGCCTACATCGGCCCCAATGCCAGTCTGCGTGGCGACTTCGGCCGCATCGTCATCGAGGAAGGCGCCAATGTGCAGGACTGCTGCGTGCTGCACGGCTTTCCGCAAAACGTCTGCCGCGTGGCGCGCGACGGCCATGTGGGCCACGGCGCCATCCTGCACGGCTGCACCGTGGGCCAGGGCGCCCTGGTGGGCATGAACGCCGTGCTGATGGACGAAGTGGTGCTGGGCGAATTTGCCATCGTGGCCGCCCATGCCTTTGTGCCCGCCGGGCGCGAGTTGCCGGCCCGCCACCTCATCGTCGGCAGCCCGGCCAAGGTCTTGCGCCCCTTGAGCGAGCAGGAAATCGCCTGGAAGGCCGAGGGCACCGCCACCTACCAGGAACTCACCCGCCGCTGCCTGGCCAGCCTGCGCGAGGTGCAGCCCCTGCCCAAAGCCGAGGCCCAGCGCCCCGAGTTGCCCAGCTTTGACGTGGCGCCCAAGCTGCATCTGAACAAGCCTGTGGACTGA
- a CDS encoding nucleotide pyrophosphohydrolase: protein MDLLNWQSRLQAFADERAWLPYLNPKNLVMAMSVEAAELVECYQWCPPETALALTQEEPGRSQVADEMADVLMYLLHLARETGIDLEAACEAKLAKNALKYPATGRARPPEGPHP, encoded by the coding sequence ATGGACCTTCTGAACTGGCAAAGCCGCCTGCAGGCCTTCGCCGACGAGCGCGCCTGGCTGCCCTATCTGAACCCCAAGAACCTTGTGATGGCGATGTCCGTCGAGGCTGCTGAACTGGTCGAGTGCTACCAGTGGTGCCCTCCCGAAACAGCCCTTGCCTTGACCCAGGAAGAGCCGGGACGCTCCCAGGTGGCCGACGAAATGGCCGATGTCCTGATGTACCTGCTGCACTTGGCGCGCGAGACCGGCATCGATTTGGAAGCCGCCTGCGAAGCCAAACTGGCCAAGAACGCGCTGAAGTACCCCGCCACGGGCCGCGCACGGCCTCCGGAGGGCCCCCACCCTTGA
- a CDS encoding 3'-5' exonuclease, translated as MIWGACELMAVVDFETTGMGPAHGARATEVAVVWVQGDQIVDQHAELMHSGVPIPPFIQRLTGITERMLASANPSATVMRTLAERHPPCPLIAHNASFDAAFWRDEMLRADSEQCTAHAEPPRLCTVKLARRLYPQAPNHKLGTLAQFHELPHQGRAHRALADALTTAHLWLQMRRDIQHHLAEPLSGAPITFALADRLQALPFAQWPKAARAYRKALMESKALF; from the coding sequence TTGATTTGGGGCGCTTGCGAACTGATGGCCGTGGTGGACTTTGAAACCACCGGCATGGGCCCGGCCCACGGCGCACGGGCTACCGAGGTGGCCGTGGTGTGGGTGCAGGGCGATCAGATCGTGGACCAGCACGCCGAGCTGATGCACAGCGGCGTGCCCATCCCGCCCTTCATCCAGCGACTCACGGGCATCACCGAGCGCATGTTGGCGAGCGCCAATCCTTCCGCCACGGTGATGCGCACCCTGGCCGAGCGCCACCCGCCCTGCCCCTTGATTGCCCACAACGCCAGCTTTGACGCCGCCTTCTGGCGCGATGAAATGCTGCGCGCTGACAGCGAACAATGCACCGCCCACGCGGAGCCGCCCCGGCTGTGCACGGTCAAGTTGGCGCGTCGGCTCTACCCGCAGGCGCCCAATCACAAGCTGGGCACCCTGGCCCAGTTCCATGAACTGCCCCACCAGGGCCGCGCCCACCGCGCCCTGGCCGATGCACTAACCACCGCCCATCTGTGGCTGCAAATGCGCCGGGACATCCAGCACCACCTGGCCGAGCCCTTGAGTGGCGCCCCCATCACCTTTGCCCTGGCAGACCGCCTGCAAGCCCTGCCCTTTGCCCAATGGCCCAAGGCCGCGCGGGCATACCGCAAGGCCTTGATGGAAAGCAAGGCCCTGTTCTGA
- a CDS encoding nuclear transport factor 2 family protein encodes MMVLQRHKQALMAYLKAYAAKNLGAIEMMFAEDISLCDWNLAVQGKAAALAETQKNFDAVRELQIEVLAVHESAEAVAAELLIRVDRQHELRVVDVLGFDDQGLIRSIRAYKGL; translated from the coding sequence ATGATGGTTTTGCAGCGTCACAAACAAGCGCTGATGGCCTACCTCAAGGCCTACGCCGCCAAAAACCTCGGCGCCATTGAAATGATGTTTGCCGAAGACATTTCGCTGTGTGACTGGAACCTAGCGGTGCAGGGCAAAGCGGCCGCCTTGGCCGAGACGCAGAAGAACTTCGACGCGGTGCGCGAGTTGCAGATCGAGGTGCTGGCCGTGCATGAAAGCGCCGAGGCCGTGGCTGCCGAGTTGCTCATCCGCGTGGACCGGCAGCATGAATTGCGCGTGGTGGATGTGCTGGGTTTTGACGACCAAGGATTGATCCGCTCGATTCGCGCCTACAAGGGGCTTTGA
- a CDS encoding helix-turn-helix transcriptional regulator: MDRTERFYKIEMLIRSRGSVRFDTLLSELEVSPATLKRDLQYLRERLGAPIEWDAFSRGYRFAQEQWRGVKHELPGVWLSEHELHALLTLHQMLEGLDEGELLGRHLAPMFERIHAMLGLDEKEARELQRRVKLISTARRRANTAHFEAVCSAVLQGRRLEIDYRKRSGGLGAAVETRSLSPQRLVHYRHAWYLDAWCHKSEGLRRFALDAMQAARLQEAKAQRLSLKALEAELDRGYGIFAGGTEQWAELRFSPEAAAWVAQEEWHPAQEAEREADGSLLLRLPYVDATELLMDLLRHAGQVQVLAPRGLKEAFARRLREAVAAL; this comes from the coding sequence ATGGACCGCACCGAGCGCTTTTACAAGATCGAGATGCTGATCCGCTCGCGCGGCAGCGTGCGCTTTGACACGCTGCTGAGCGAATTGGAGGTCTCGCCCGCCACGCTGAAGCGCGATCTGCAATACCTGCGCGAGCGCTTGGGAGCGCCCATCGAATGGGACGCCTTCAGCCGCGGCTACCGCTTTGCGCAGGAGCAGTGGCGCGGCGTGAAGCATGAGCTGCCCGGGGTGTGGCTGAGCGAGCACGAGCTGCATGCGCTTTTGACCCTGCACCAGATGCTGGAAGGCCTGGACGAGGGCGAGTTGCTGGGCCGCCATCTGGCGCCGATGTTCGAGCGCATCCACGCGATGCTCGGCCTGGACGAGAAAGAGGCGCGCGAATTGCAGCGGCGCGTGAAGTTGATCAGCACGGCCCGACGGCGCGCCAACACTGCGCATTTCGAAGCGGTCTGCAGCGCGGTGCTTCAAGGCCGACGGCTGGAGATTGACTACCGCAAGCGCAGCGGGGGCTTGGGGGCGGCGGTAGAGACGCGCTCGCTGTCGCCCCAGCGTCTGGTGCATTACCGCCATGCCTGGTATTTGGACGCCTGGTGTCACAAGAGCGAGGGCCTGCGCCGCTTTGCGCTGGATGCCATGCAGGCAGCGCGATTGCAGGAGGCCAAGGCCCAGCGCCTGTCGCTCAAGGCCCTGGAGGCCGAACTGGACCGGGGCTATGGCATCTTTGCCGGTGGCACCGAGCAATGGGCCGAGCTGCGCTTCAGCCCCGAGGCGGCGGCCTGGGTGGCGCAGGAGGAATGGCACCCGGCGCAGGAAGCCGAGCGCGAGGCCGACGGCAGCCTGCTATTGCGCCTGCCCTATGTGGATGCGACCGAGCTGCTGATGGACTTGCTGCGGCATGCGGGGCAGGTGCAGGTGCTGGCGCCACGCGGCTTGAAGGAGGCGTTTGCGCGGCGGTTGAGGGAGGCGGTGGCGGCCTTGTAG